Proteins from one Desulfitobacterium chlororespirans DSM 11544 genomic window:
- a CDS encoding SpoVA/SpoVAEb family sporulation membrane protein: protein MMMYINAFLLGGILCALFQIFMMFTKLDPPRILVLGIALGALLTPYGMMDALGSWGGAGLALMCIGAGNAIGGSFMAFLGGNPMPIAIILGLLMILTSIGIVSGAVRVAVTKGPTSKSMGAK, encoded by the coding sequence ATGATGATGTACATTAATGCTTTTCTACTGGGCGGGATCCTCTGTGCTTTGTTTCAGATCTTCATGATGTTTACCAAACTCGATCCGCCACGAATCCTTGTTTTAGGCATAGCCTTAGGTGCGCTGCTCACACCCTATGGCATGATGGATGCACTCGGCAGCTGGGGCGGTGCCGGGTTAGCACTTATGTGTATCGGTGCCGGCAATGCGATTGGCGGTTCGTTTATGGCATTTCTTGGCGGTAATCCCATGCCAATCGCGATAATACTTGGCCTTTTAATGATTTTAACTAGTATTGGTATAGTGTCAGGGGCCGTGCGCGTAGCCGTTACGAAAGGCCCCACAAGCAAAAGCATGGGTGCAAAATAA